TGCGTGACCATGCAATGGATTCTGATCAGCCAGAAACATGTGGTTAGAATTTTTAGGGGGCAGGTGTAGCCTGCTCCATGATTTTATTTTTATGAAATTGAAAGGTTTTTTATAAACTATATATTGTTATATTTATATATGACAATTTTTGTTTTGTGTAAAGAAAGGTTTTTGTGCTGGGTTTTAAAGCCCTTTTAAGAGTAGTTTATTAATAAAACTTATGGAGGCATTATGAAAAAGTTAGTGGCACTTTTAGCAGCAGGTCTCCTTTGTGGGACAACATTAGCATCAGCTCAAGATGTAGATCTTTCGGCTCTTAAGGCTCAAATAGCAGAACTGCAAAAAAAGGTGGACGAATTGTCCAAAGACATGGGCAAAGTTCAGCAGCATACTGTGACTGATAAGGTGAGTCTGGGGATTGAGTTTACTACAAGGCTTGATAGTACTCAGTATAAAGATGTAAGAGGTCTTCCAGCTTTTGCAAGTGATATGATGAGTTTATGGTTGGGAAATAGTTTGGCAAGCACTACTGGCGCAGGAAGTGGTAAGTGGGACCAGTTTAATATGATGTCTATGGCTCCTGGGCAAGATGGCTGGAATGATGTTTTTATGCAAAAGTACGGTATGGGACTAATGCAGATGATGAATATAAATCCAATGGATGGGTTGAATGCTACCGAAATGGCTACTATGAATTATTGGACACAATTATTGTCTTCGA
The DNA window shown above is from Calditerrivibrio sp. and carries:
- a CDS encoding DUF3373 domain-containing protein is translated as MKKLVALLAAGLLCGTTLASAQDVDLSALKAQIAELQKKVDELSKDMGKVQQHTVTDKVSLGIEFTTRLDSTQYKDVRGLPAFASDMMSLWLGNSLASTTGAGSGKWDQFNMMSMAPGQDGWNDVFMQKYGMGLMQMMNINPMDGLNATEMATMNYWTQLLSSRTLSQQQSNAVYQMFNSVKPKKYDTNNDFMLTNKLRVRLSSKVNENLSFTGRLTMYKTYGDTTPFRFFNGTMGSMNMDSNSAQVPTDDNLHVERAYFVYSNNIGSIPYHFSFGRRPA